One Qipengyuania gaetbuli genomic region harbors:
- a CDS encoding restriction endonuclease subunit S: protein MSEWVEKPLGKLASFKKGKKVDTSEFPLDGYIPYLGASSLTGGSDGWAKPQEGIDCLSSDALMLWDGERSGLVGPGRDGVISSTVMRLRPESDMSGAYLVHLLRQNFDWIQARRTGTGVPHVPKDLGRILELRYPKDEIEQTAICDVLDCIDTQIEATNALIAKQERLRAGLMQDLFTRGVDENGELRPPRDVAPHLFHETELGWLPKEWSAPEVQSLLADGPTPMRSGPFGSALLKHELVEIGIPLLGIDNIHAERFEASFSRFVTPRKFLELSRYRALPGDVVITIMGTVGRCCIIPDGHGDLLSSKHLWTMTFDKSKVIPELVCWQLNFAPWVLSWFRQQSQGGIMDAIQSSTLKRLRLPRPTLPEQERILQCYNSSSGALASMRDELAKLRLKKAGLMQNLLTGAVSVEPLLEKEPA, encoded by the coding sequence ATGTCTGAGTGGGTTGAGAAGCCTCTCGGCAAGTTGGCCTCTTTCAAGAAGGGCAAGAAGGTCGACACTTCGGAATTTCCGCTCGACGGCTATATTCCATACTTAGGTGCTTCATCACTCACCGGCGGCTCAGACGGCTGGGCAAAGCCGCAGGAGGGCATCGATTGTCTTTCCAGTGATGCGCTGATGCTATGGGACGGTGAACGGAGCGGCCTTGTCGGTCCTGGTCGAGATGGCGTCATCTCTTCGACAGTTATGCGCTTACGCCCAGAGAGCGACATGAGCGGCGCTTACTTGGTCCACTTGCTTCGGCAAAATTTCGACTGGATCCAGGCAAGGCGTACTGGGACAGGTGTCCCGCACGTCCCAAAAGATCTCGGACGGATTTTGGAACTCCGATATCCTAAGGACGAAATCGAACAGACGGCAATCTGCGACGTTCTTGATTGCATCGACACCCAGATTGAGGCGACGAACGCGTTGATTGCGAAGCAGGAGCGACTGCGAGCAGGGTTGATGCAAGACCTGTTCACGCGCGGCGTGGACGAAAACGGCGAACTGCGCCCGCCTCGCGACGTTGCCCCACATCTCTTCCACGAAACCGAACTTGGGTGGTTGCCCAAAGAATGGTCTGCACCCGAGGTGCAATCTCTTTTGGCCGACGGCCCTACACCTATGAGAAGCGGGCCATTCGGAAGTGCGCTCCTTAAGCACGAACTGGTCGAGATCGGCATCCCGCTACTCGGCATCGACAACATCCATGCAGAGCGTTTCGAGGCCAGCTTCTCGCGCTTTGTCACGCCAAGAAAGTTTCTGGAGCTTTCACGCTATCGCGCACTCCCTGGCGATGTTGTTATCACAATAATGGGCACGGTGGGCAGATGCTGCATCATTCCTGATGGCCATGGCGATCTTTTATCGTCCAAACACTTATGGACCATGACCTTCGATAAGTCCAAAGTCATTCCTGAATTGGTTTGTTGGCAGCTTAACTTCGCTCCGTGGGTGCTTTCGTGGTTTCGCCAGCAATCACAGGGGGGGATTATGGATGCCATTCAGTCATCGACCTTGAAACGCCTCCGACTGCCACGTCCCACCTTGCCTGAGCAGGAGCGGATACTTCAGTGCTATAATTCCTCAAGTGGCGCTTTGGCTTCAATGCGGGATGAGTTGGCTAAGCTTCGGCTCAAAAAAGCTGGCCTAATGCAAAATCTCCTGACCGGCGCTGTCTCCGTCGAGCCTCTTCTGGAGAAGGAGCCAGCATGA
- a CDS encoding type I restriction endonuclease subunit R yields MSEYAHVEKPLLDQLEGLGWTAIDQGSGIPTNPAKSLRTNFLQLHLPDAFRQSIRALNRTKDGGEWLTDRQLDMLIDDIYRQPNRSLLEANETVQALLFKAQVDRNEVTGEEDPTVRLIDFADPARNTFHAINQFRVDTPGCVKGFIIPDVVLFVNGLPLVVIEGKIGDANTANPMHEAFVQLQRYRGARPETEAAGLREGEPKLFYTNLAVVRTCGEAAEFGSITSAPEHFYSWRNIWPEQYSEIDPPLGVVRSQEELAQGLFNPHALLDMLRTCSVFMDLPNGKRIKVLARYQQHRAARKIVERLRNGQSREERSGVVWHTQGSGKSLTMVFVGRMLRASSDLSDFKILMVVDRADLEDQLSATAKLIGGKVNVIESRADVRGQLASPASDINMVMVHKFLEAKEELSDGLREKLGRYAPPPSAENFGTVNESDRILIMVDEAHRTQGSDMGDNLFEAFPNAARVAFTGTPLITDRHAGRKTVKRFGEYIDTYKLMDAVEDGATLKILYEGRTANTALRDKAEFDEAFEDLFADRTPEELLAIKKKYGATGDILEAEGRIAAIARDIVNHYIDNILPNGFKAQVVCNSKLAAVRYQKALREALNERLEVERAKTEPDDEAIKRIAFLKVAVVISSDGTNESAEITNARKEAKAANAVENFCKPFEPDDYEKTNTGVAFLVVCDMLLTGFDAPIEQVMYIDKKLKEHNLLQAIARVNRVTHGKRRGFIVDYIGLANHLTDALKIYADEELEDLQAGLQNVSSELPILEERYRRLLQHFQGLGVNEIERFLTASLAGAEEEASVIHKAVDALENIKARADFEVFLKKFLMSLDLVLPGKAAHEYRGPARRLGYLMRMAKERYKDDSINFAGVGEKVAALINRHLVELGIDPQIPPIELLDPEFVDHVTGHAGKSTRAKASEMEHAIRKHCTIHFDEDPAFFKRMSEKLDTLIAKHGDDWKALAEHYEELRAEIRAGRGDEGVEQPAEVQVFRANLLDLIGDGMTLSNEDAVLLDALATRIVEIVQEAIAIVDFWRKPDQVRRLRADIDTEVMVSGIAPVQDNHLRIAVELTKLAEKRHAELLRS; encoded by the coding sequence ATGAGCGAATATGCCCATGTCGAAAAGCCGCTGTTGGACCAGCTCGAAGGGCTGGGCTGGACGGCGATCGACCAGGGTAGTGGTATCCCGACCAATCCGGCAAAATCGCTCCGCACCAATTTCCTCCAGCTGCACTTGCCCGACGCCTTTCGCCAATCGATCCGCGCGCTCAACCGCACCAAGGACGGCGGGGAATGGCTGACCGACCGTCAGCTCGATATGCTGATCGACGACATCTACCGCCAGCCCAATCGCAGCCTGTTGGAAGCAAACGAGACGGTCCAGGCCCTGCTGTTCAAGGCGCAGGTCGATCGTAACGAAGTGACGGGCGAGGAAGACCCGACTGTCCGCCTGATCGATTTCGCCGATCCCGCCCGCAACACCTTCCACGCAATCAACCAGTTCCGCGTCGATACGCCGGGCTGCGTGAAGGGCTTCATCATTCCAGACGTGGTGCTGTTCGTGAACGGCCTGCCGCTCGTGGTGATCGAGGGAAAGATTGGCGATGCCAACACTGCCAACCCGATGCACGAGGCCTTCGTCCAACTGCAACGCTATCGCGGCGCACGGCCCGAAACCGAGGCGGCTGGCCTGCGCGAAGGCGAGCCAAAGCTGTTCTACACCAACCTGGCGGTCGTGCGCACCTGCGGGGAAGCGGCGGAATTCGGATCGATCACCAGCGCGCCTGAGCATTTCTACAGCTGGCGCAATATCTGGCCTGAACAATATTCCGAGATCGATCCACCGCTCGGTGTCGTGCGTTCGCAGGAAGAACTGGCTCAAGGCCTGTTCAACCCTCACGCCCTTCTTGACATGCTGCGCACCTGCTCGGTCTTCATGGACTTGCCAAACGGCAAGCGGATCAAGGTACTCGCCCGCTATCAACAGCACCGCGCTGCGCGGAAGATTGTCGAGCGGCTACGCAATGGACAATCGCGCGAAGAGCGCAGCGGCGTTGTCTGGCACACTCAGGGTTCGGGCAAATCGCTCACGATGGTCTTCGTCGGACGGATGCTCCGCGCATCCAGCGATCTAAGCGACTTCAAGATTCTAATGGTGGTCGACAGGGCTGATCTGGAAGACCAGCTCTCCGCCACCGCAAAGCTGATCGGCGGCAAGGTGAATGTGATCGAAAGCCGCGCCGATGTGCGCGGCCAACTCGCCTCGCCCGCTTCCGACATCAACATGGTGATGGTCCACAAATTCCTAGAGGCGAAGGAAGAGCTTTCCGACGGTCTGCGCGAAAAGCTGGGTCGTTATGCCCCGCCACCGAGCGCCGAAAACTTCGGCACGGTGAACGAGTCAGACCGTATCCTCATCATGGTCGACGAAGCCCACCGCACGCAGGGCAGCGACATGGGTGACAATCTGTTCGAAGCCTTCCCCAATGCCGCGCGCGTGGCCTTCACCGGTACGCCTCTGATTACCGACCGCCATGCAGGCAGGAAGACCGTCAAGCGCTTCGGCGAGTACATCGACACCTATAAATTAATGGATGCGGTCGAGGACGGAGCGACACTCAAGATCCTCTACGAAGGCCGCACTGCCAACACTGCGCTGCGGGACAAGGCCGAGTTCGATGAGGCGTTCGAAGATCTCTTTGCGGATCGCACGCCCGAGGAATTGCTGGCGATCAAGAAGAAGTATGGCGCGACTGGAGATATCCTGGAAGCAGAAGGCCGGATCGCTGCAATCGCTCGCGATATCGTCAATCACTATATCGACAACATCCTGCCCAATGGCTTCAAGGCGCAAGTGGTCTGCAATTCAAAGCTTGCCGCCGTGCGATACCAGAAGGCTCTCCGCGAAGCATTGAATGAACGGCTAGAGGTTGAGCGGGCCAAAACGGAACCAGATGACGAAGCGATCAAGCGCATCGCATTTCTGAAGGTGGCGGTGGTCATATCCTCCGACGGAACGAATGAATCGGCTGAGATCACCAATGCGCGGAAGGAGGCAAAGGCGGCAAATGCTGTCGAGAATTTCTGCAAGCCTTTTGAGCCCGACGACTACGAAAAGACTAACACCGGCGTCGCATTTCTCGTCGTCTGCGACATGCTGCTGACCGGGTTCGACGCTCCAATCGAGCAAGTCATGTATATCGACAAGAAGCTGAAAGAGCACAATCTGCTCCAGGCGATCGCCCGCGTGAACCGTGTAACACACGGGAAGCGGCGAGGATTCATCGTCGACTATATCGGTCTTGCAAATCATTTGACCGATGCGCTCAAGATCTATGCGGACGAAGAACTCGAAGATCTTCAGGCCGGGTTGCAGAATGTCAGCTCAGAGTTGCCGATCCTAGAAGAGCGCTATCGCCGATTGCTTCAGCATTTTCAGGGCCTCGGTGTGAATGAGATTGAAAGGTTTCTGACGGCGTCTCTAGCTGGCGCCGAGGAGGAGGCATCGGTCATTCACAAAGCGGTCGATGCGCTTGAGAACATCAAGGCACGGGCCGACTTTGAGGTATTCCTCAAGAAGTTCCTGATGAGTCTCGATCTGGTTTTGCCAGGCAAGGCGGCACATGAGTATCGCGGCCCGGCCAGGCGCCTTGGCTATCTGATGCGCATGGCGAAAGAACGGTACAAGGACGATTCCATCAACTTCGCGGGCGTTGGTGAGAAGGTCGCAGCACTGATCAACCGCCACCTCGTCGAATTGGGCATCGATCCGCAAATACCGCCGATCGAACTTCTCGACCCGGAGTTTGTCGATCATGTCACTGGACATGCCGGAAAGAGTACGCGGGCGAAAGCGAGCGAGATGGAGCACGCCATCCGCAAGCACTGCACCATACACTTCGATGAAGACCCTGCTTTCTTCAAGCGGATGAGCGAAAAGCTCGATACCCTCATCGCCAAGCATGGCGACGATTGGAAAGCTCTGGCGGAACACTATGAAGAGCTTCGGGCGGAAATCAGGGCTGGTCGAGGGGACGAAGGCGTTGAGCAGCCTGCCGAAGTGCAAGTATTCCGGGCGAACTTGTTGGACCTGATCGGCGACGGCATGACGCTTTCCAACGAGGACGCGGTTCTGCTTGATGCTCTGGCAACGCGCATCGTCGAAATTGTCCAAGAGGCTATCGCCATCGTCGATTTCTGGAGGAAGCCGGATCAGGTTCGTCGTTTGAGAGCCGACATCGATACGGAGGTCATGGTTTCAGGAATTGCTCCGGTGCAAGACAATCACCTGCGGATTGCAGTCGAGCTAACGAAGCTCGCGGAAAAACGTCACGCGGAGTTGTTGCGGTCATGA
- a CDS encoding M48 family metallopeptidase, protein MKMCAQDIEFTLIRSDRKTADIVIERSGDVIVRAPNEIDDGRVRQAVADRALWVHRSLAEWESLNSSRRTRPIAQGQGFAYLGRSYRLKFVDNAKAPLTLKNGRWELCEKFAADAGEAGARKAFRDFYIVKGRKVFGERVALFAPKVGVSPGEIAVKELGYHWASCGKGGALNFHWKTLMAPQTVIDYIVVHELCHLRHRDHSDAFWNEVDKVLPNFRLRKEWLRLNGASLTL, encoded by the coding sequence ATGAAGATGTGTGCGCAAGACATCGAGTTCACACTCATTCGCAGCGACCGAAAAACCGCGGACATCGTAATCGAGCGGTCCGGCGATGTTATCGTAAGAGCGCCGAACGAAATCGACGATGGAAGGGTCCGCCAAGCGGTCGCTGATCGAGCGCTCTGGGTCCATCGATCGCTCGCCGAGTGGGAAAGCTTGAATTCCAGCAGACGGACGAGACCTATCGCCCAGGGGCAGGGCTTTGCTTATCTTGGCCGATCTTATCGACTTAAATTTGTCGACAATGCCAAGGCACCGCTTACCTTGAAGAATGGGCGCTGGGAGCTTTGCGAAAAGTTCGCTGCGGATGCCGGGGAAGCGGGGGCGCGGAAGGCCTTTCGGGACTTCTACATAGTGAAAGGGCGAAAAGTCTTTGGCGAGAGGGTTGCTCTCTTCGCGCCGAAGGTTGGCGTCTCTCCTGGTGAAATCGCAGTGAAGGAATTAGGATATCACTGGGCATCATGCGGCAAAGGAGGAGCACTCAACTTCCACTGGAAAACGCTGATGGCTCCGCAAACCGTCATTGATTATATCGTGGTCCACGAGCTCTGCCACTTGCGGCATCGTGACCATTCCGATGCATTCTGGAATGAGGTTGACA